The Nostoc sp. UHCC 0926 nucleotide sequence CAAAAGTTACATTACAAGTACCACCAAAAGTTCCACAACAATTAACTGTTGATGTTTCATCAGTAAATATAAGAGAACAAAGAATCAAACAAGTAATAAAACCGCCATCAATACAACCTGCGAATGCTCTGGAAATGGAGCGGACAAACCAACAAATCTTCGCTCCCGAAAAAAATGAGATTAATTCACAATTAATTAATACCTTAAACCCTGGTTTCAACACAGCAATACATCAGATTTTAACCAGCGATAAAGTTGATTATTCTAATCAGTTAAAGCGAATTGAGACTCTAGGTATAAAAGCTGCACCTTTCGGAAATGACGTACCTTTGAAGCAAGTTTCTGACCAATACGAAGAATGGCAAATTGCAGGTGTAGATCAGCCAACATCGAGTTCCACTAATCAAACAAACGTTTCCAGCACACTACCAGCAGAATTACGAAATATTTTAGCATTAGATGCCCAATATGATGAGATTGTACCTGGCAGTTGGCTAGCAATCGAACGTGTAGATGATAGTGAAATTAGTATTTATCAAGTAATAAAAGTTGAAAATATCTCTAAAATTGCATACAACATAGTAGCAAGAATTACACAACTTACTTTAGATAAACCTTGGTTAAAAGAACAGGATATATCTTTAGATGTGATGCGTAAAACCACAGTGTATCTTGCTAGTGATTTAAATTTGGTAGAAAAACCAATTGACCTGAAAGATGCACCAAGTAGTCAAGATTCTCTATCTGAACAGGTGAAAATTGAACTAGACAATGAAATTGAACTAGACAATCTCTACGAAGGTTTACAACCTGGACGCTGGTTGATTATCTCAGGTGAACGCAGTGATATATCCGATGTCAACGATGTGTGGACTAGCGAAGTTGTCATGCTGTGCAGGGTCAGACAGGATATTAATCAGAATTTGCCTGATGACAAACCCCATACATTCCTAAAATTTGCTAGACCTTTAGCTTATTCTTACAAGCCACAGACTGTTACTATCTATGGCAACGTAGTCAAAGCCACTCATGGCGAGACGCGTACTGAAGTACTGGGAAGTGGCGACGGTACTAAAGCAAATCAACAATTTACACTCTCACAACCGCCCCTAACTTATCTACCAGCACCTATCCCTAGTGGCGTTGCTAGCACCTTGGAAGTATATGTTAATGATGTCCGTTGGCAAGAAGTGGAAAATTTGATTCAGTTAAGTCCAACAGACCGTGCATATATCACCCAAACTGATAGTCATGACAACACAACTATTATCTTTGGTAATGGTAAACATGGAGCTAGGTTGCCTAGTGGTACTGAAAATGTCAAAGTAGTATACCGCACTGGCATTGGCCAAGCAGGTAATGTTGCAGCAAAAAAAATCACGCAACTAACAATGCAACCTCTAGGTTTGAGTGGTGTACTCAATCCAATAGCAGCAACAGGAGGCGCAAATCCCGAAAGCCATGATGAAATCCGCCGCAATGCACCTCTTGGAGTGATATCTCTGAACCGTGCAGTTTCCGTCCCAGACTATGCCAATTTTGCCCTTACCTTTACCGGAATTGGCAAAGCGAATGCTCAACGTCTTTCAAATGGTTCGCGTCAAATTGTGCATATAACGATCGCTGGGGCTGATGATATCTATATTGATAGAAATTCTGATTTATACCGCAGCTTCGTGCAAGCATTATACCAGTTTGGCGACCCCTATCAACCACTAAAAGTAGAGATGCGGGAACTGATGCTGTTAATTATCAGCGCCAATGTACGAATTTTACCAAATTATCAATGGACATCTGTCGCACTGAAAATTCGGACTGCTTTGTTCGATAAATTTAGCTTTGAACATCAGGAACTAGGACAAGATGTTGTCCTTAGCAAAGTTATCACCACGATTCAACAAGTACCTGGGGTAAATTACGTGGATGTGGATATTTTGGATAGCGTCTCCGAAACTGAAGCCCAAAATCCAGACAGTTTAAATATAAAACTTCAAGAACTGGGAAAACTGGGCATGACTCGTAGAAATGGACAACCAAAACAATGGATTCCTGTAAACTTGGCTGTTTTTGATTCAATAGCTAACCAGCTTATTCCTGCTCAATTAGCTATTCTTAGCCGGAAAGTGCCAGACACACTAATTCTGAAGGAGTTGAAATCATGAGCAATTCCCCAGACCGTCTTTATGAACTCTTGCCAGTTGTTTACCGCATACGTGATGCAGAACAAGGCTATTCGCTGCGAGATTTATTACGTGTAATTGCTGAACAGGTAGATGTTGTTGAAGCTGATATTACTCAACTCTACGAAAACTGGTTTATTGAACTCGAAAAAAATCAAAGTCTGCAATTACGTGCAGCTAACCACAAGCGTCCGGTGATACGCATTCTAGACTGGAGAACTGCTTTCGGTGATGCTTTAAATGTCACGGTAGAGTCAGGAAGTTGCTTTGTTCTCGATGGCTTGTTGATTATTGGTCGGGGAGTACATATAGAAGGTAATCCCAGTCAATTTGCAGATTATCCTACCTCTGTTGTTCAAAATCCAGCTGCGATTATTATCCGTCATTCTACATTAGTGCCGGGCTGGTCATTACATTGCAACTGCGAACCCCGACGTTCTACCGAACCCAGTTTGGAGTTATTTAATATCAATGCGTGCGTAACGATTGAACACAGTATTGTTGGCTCCATTCAGGTCAATCAAAATGAGGTAGAGACTGACCCTTTACCCATACATATTAGCGATAGCATTATAGATGCTACCAGTATTGAAGGTGAAGCTATTGGTGCAGCAGGTTACTCCATAGCTCATGCACGGTTGACAATTGCACGTTGCACAGTCTTTGGTCAGATTCAAGTACACGCAATTGATTTAGCAGAAAACAGTATTTTTAACGGCATTATATTTGTTGTTCGTCGCCAACAAGGTTGTATCCGTTTCTGCTACGTGATGCCCAACTCACGCACACCACGTCGGTATAATTGTCAACCGGATTTAGTGGAGAAGATGGTTAGACAAGAAACTGAACTACAGCTAAATGCTAGACATCCCGTACAACCTCAATTCAACAGTACACGTTATGGCACCCCTACCTACTGTCAGTTAGCGTCAACCTGTGCTGAGGAAATCAAACGTGGCGCTGATGACGAGTCAGAGATGGGTGCTTTTCACAATTTATATCAGCCTCAAAGAGAGGCTAACCTACGCATCCGTCTAGATGAATATACACCTGCTGATATTGAGATTGGCATTATTTACGCTACCTAAGAGGATTTTATGCAAGGAGAATTTAGAGGTGATTTTACTCGTGATACCTACGACAAAAGCAAGCACTTCCTGCGGGTGCTTATGCAACAAGGGCGAGTGCAACTAGATGCAGACTTCAACGAACAAACATCGATTTTACTAAATCGCCTGCAAACTTTAGCCAAAGATGTATTTGGACTACAAGGTGGCCCAGAGGAAAATTGTGGTTTTGAATTTATCGGTACTGAGGAGCAGATTAATAATATTAACAACCTCAAAGAGGAAGAAAAACATAAATTAAAGCAGATGCTCCAATCTCAGGGCTATCTAATTAGCAAAGGCAACTATTATGTAAATGGTATACTTTGTGAAAATGATGAATTTATATCTTATTCTCAACAACCAGATTTTATACCTGAACCCATAGATCCTTGTAAATTCCAACTAAATGGAACTACATATCTTGCTTATCTTGATGTTTGGGAACGACATATAACCCCTATCGAAGATCGTGACGATCTCAAAATCAATATTCGTGAAGTTGCTTTAGGAGGAGCAGATACTGCAACTCGCTCTAAGTTAGTTTGGCAAGTCAAGCTCAAACAATTAAAAGATAATCAAGATATTGAAACGGTTGTAAAGCAAGTTACCAAAGATCATGACTATTTTCGGAGTGTGTTAGGTCAAGAGCTATTGAAGTCTGGAGAAGGCAAAATTATTGCCAGAGTCACAAAACCTAGCTCAGGAATAAATGATCCATGTATTATTCCCTTTAATTCCAAATTCCGTGGTACTGAAAACCATCTTTATCGGGCGGAAATTTTTACAGTTTTCCGTGATGATAACAAAAATAAACTATCATTTGTCTGGTCACGCGAAAATAGCTCAATTGTTTTTCCTATTGTGACATCTACTGTGATCAATTCTTCTGCGATCGCATTAAATCTAGAATATTTAGGAAAGGACAAAGATTCTAGTTTATCAGCAGGTGATTGGGTTGAAATTATCGACGATGACTATATACTTCAAAATAGCGATCGTCAACTCCTAAAAGTTGA carries:
- a CDS encoding putative baseplate assembly protein, whose translation is MKLTCSCNCHSNYKPSDNSSCGCCEGVEILTPKSVANQPNLYTLAYRVGTHASFLETMKARLGDSKFPSLKHLKTRDPQDHSLALLDAWATVADVLTFYQERIANEGYLRTAIERRSLMELARLVDYAHSPGVSASVYLAFTIEDGYNLEIPAGLSSQSLPDSGESPEFFETSQKLQAYAHLNQIKPRIGKAQQVSLTTAATLDQLYLDGVNTNLKPNDPLLLIFGDTEAKQVLRRVQIIEPQPDENRTKVTLQVPPKVPQQLTVDVSSVNIREQRIKQVIKPPSIQPANALEMERTNQQIFAPEKNEINSQLINTLNPGFNTAIHQILTSDKVDYSNQLKRIETLGIKAAPFGNDVPLKQVSDQYEEWQIAGVDQPTSSSTNQTNVSSTLPAELRNILALDAQYDEIVPGSWLAIERVDDSEISIYQVIKVENISKIAYNIVARITQLTLDKPWLKEQDISLDVMRKTTVYLASDLNLVEKPIDLKDAPSSQDSLSEQVKIELDNEIELDNLYEGLQPGRWLIISGERSDISDVNDVWTSEVVMLCRVRQDINQNLPDDKPHTFLKFARPLAYSYKPQTVTIYGNVVKATHGETRTEVLGSGDGTKANQQFTLSQPPLTYLPAPIPSGVASTLEVYVNDVRWQEVENLIQLSPTDRAYITQTDSHDNTTIIFGNGKHGARLPSGTENVKVVYRTGIGQAGNVAAKKITQLTMQPLGLSGVLNPIAATGGANPESHDEIRRNAPLGVISLNRAVSVPDYANFALTFTGIGKANAQRLSNGSRQIVHITIAGADDIYIDRNSDLYRSFVQALYQFGDPYQPLKVEMRELMLLIISANVRILPNYQWTSVALKIRTALFDKFSFEHQELGQDVVLSKVITTIQQVPGVNYVDVDILDSVSETEAQNPDSLNIKLQELGKLGMTRRNGQPKQWIPVNLAVFDSIANQLIPAQLAILSRKVPDTLILKELKS